In the genome of Colletes latitarsis isolate SP2378_abdomen chromosome 9, iyColLati1, whole genome shotgun sequence, one region contains:
- the Sec15 gene encoding exocyst complex component Sec15 isoform X1, whose amino-acid sequence MSRLLTSQVDNLLSNMVPKHEYLLFEIESTDTNSIGLVFRAIYDGHEHQKFMEKLDERIKAHDKDIERMCNHHYQGFIDSIRELLQVRSQAQQLNAEILELDKRITATSTKVIEKGEELVKARKVESNMAAAVDSLTMCLPVLAAYAKLQKQLKDKRYYPALKTLEQLEHHDLPKVTNYRFSSQITQQIPQLRENIKDASMSDLRDFLENIRKYSPKIGEVAMRHTQEQLIIEAEIIGRKKKRTNARNSLSNEGEEELSAQDLMDFSPVYRCMHIYTVLREGETFKAYYRQQRKQQARLVLQSPINMHESITGYQTYLQGIMGFFVVEDHILNTGNGLATRSYLDELWTMALSNIVNALRTHSAYCTDAVLILKIKNLIMLFNTTLRNYGYSIGQLCNLLLEIRVHYNEVLMQHWVQVFRDILDEDSFLPIQVTTQKEYDDVLDLFPYHDEELERTEFPKKFPFSDMVPKVYQQVKEFIYACLKFSDDLNFTQTEIDEMICKSTNLLLTRTFSGCLSSLFRKPSLALLQVVQIIINTGYLEKSTKYLEEFVTNITGTPHEGQLSCMGVESAMFRVARDDAEKQICDKLTNKLDEFLELENYDWNLAEPQGHASGFITDLIAFLQSTFTCFTNLPEEVAQVACKAACSHIAKAILGILISEDVKQISMGALQQVNLDTIQCEQFAASEPVVGLPEGTLLQYFAQLRQLLDLFMSWDWPTYFHDYGHESSKYILVTPNMAVLLLEKYVPCLLSFGILIDIYRYLHFSDVYTYRLKESDKKTVFSVLKKSERDKKKLLETVLKQLRQLAQTTQQ is encoded by the exons ATGTCAAGATTGTTAACTAGCCAAGTTGACAATCTACTGTCAAATATGGTACCAAAACATGAATACTTGTTATTTGAAATAGAATCTACAGATACTAATAGTATAGGTCTTGTTTTCAG AGCAATTTATGATGGCCATGAACATCAAAAATTTATGGAGAAGCTCGATGAGCGTATCAAAGCACATGACAAAGATATTGAAAGAATGTGTAATCATCATTATCAAGGTTTCATCGATTCGATCCGGGAACTGTTACAAGTTCGTTCTCAAGCACAACAACTCAAT GCTGAAATATTGGAACTTGATAAACGTATCACTGCTACTTCCACCAAAGTAATAGAGAAAGGAGAAGAGCTTGTTAAAGCACGCAAAGTAGAAAGTAATATGGCTGCAGCTGTAGATAGCCTTACCATGTGTCTTCCTGTTTTAGCTGCCTATGCAAAATTACAGAAACAGTTGAAAGACAAACGTTATTATCCAGCATTAAAAACATTGGAGCAACTAGAACATCATGATTTACCAAAAGTAACAAATTATAGATTTTCTTCGCAAATTACTCAACAAATTCCACA ACTCCGCGAAAATATAAAGGATGCTTCCATGTCTGATTTAAGAGACTTTTTAGAAAATATTAGaaagtattcaccaaaaatcggCGAAGTTGCTATGAGACAT ACACAGGAACAATTAATTATCGAAGCCGAGATTATCGGtcgtaaaaagaaaagaacaaacGCTAGAAATTCTTTGTCGAACGAAGGCGAAGAAGAATTAAGTGCTCAGGACTTAATGGATTTCAGTCCAGTATATCGTTGTATGCATATTTATACTGTACTTCGTGAAGGGGAAACGTTCAAAGCATACTACAGACAGCagagaaagcagcaagctagactaGTTTTGCAGTCGCCTATTAATATG CACGAGAGTATAACTGGTTATCAAACTTATCTACAAGGCATTATGGGGTTCTTTGTAGTAGAAGATCATATTTTAAACACAGGTAATGGTTTAGCTACACGATCTTATTTGGACGAGTTGTGGACTATGGCGCTATCTAACATAGTAAATGCATTACGCACTCACTCT gcatattgTACAGATGCAGTGCTTatcctaaaaataaaaaatcttatAATGTTGTTTAACACAACTTTAAGA AATTATGGGTattctatagggcaactttgtaaCTTATTACTAGAAATTCGAGTACATTATAACGAAGTCTTAATGCAACATTGGGTTCAAGTGTTTAGAGATATTTTGGACGAAGATAGTTTTTTACCAATTCAG GTGACCACGCAAAAAGAATATGATGATGTCCTTGACTTATTTCCTTATCACGATGAGGAATTAGAAAGAACAGAATTTCCAAAAAAATTTCCGTTCTCAGATATGGTACCAAAAGTTTATCAGCAAGTTAAGGAATTCATCTATGCTTGTTTAAAATTTTCAGACGATCTAAATTTCACACAAACGGAGATAGATGAAATGATTTGTAAATCAACGAATTTATTATTGACAAGGACATTTAGTGGATGTTTATCGTCTTTATTTCGGAAGCCATCGTTGGCACTTTTACAAGTAGtccaaattataataaatacagGCTACCTCGAAAAATCCACAAAATATTTAGAAGAATTCGTGACTAATATCACAGG AACACCGCATGAGGGGCAATTGAGTTGTATGGGCGTAGAATCAGCTATGTTTAGAGTCGCGAGAGACGATGCCGAAAAACAAATTTGCGATAAATTAACGAATAAACTGGACGAGTTTTTAGAGTTGGAAAATTATGACTGGAACTTGGCAGAACCTCAAGGACATGCATCCGGTTTTATTACTGATCTCATAGCATTCTTGCAAAGTACTTTCACTTGTTTTACCAATTTACCT gaaGAAGTTGCACAAGTTGCGTGTAAAGCCGCTTGTTCTCACATAGCGAAAGCTATATTAGGTATATTAATTAGCGAAGACGTGAAACAAATATCTATGGGTGCTCTTCAACAAGTCAATTTAGATACAATACAATGTGAAC AATTTGCAGCCTCGGAACCTGTAGTTGGTTTGCCCGAAGGAACCTTGCTTCAATATTTTGCACAATTAAGACAATTACTAGACTTATTTATGAGTTGGGACTGGCCTACTTATTTTCATGACTATGGTCATGAATCAAGTAAATATATTCTGGTAACTCCGAACATGGCTGTACTTTTATTAGAGAAGTATGTACCATGCCTTCTTTCATTTGGTatattaatcgatatatatcgatATCTACATTTTAGTGACGTGTATACTTATAGGTTAAAGGAGTCCGATAAAAAAACAGTATTTTCTGTGCTAAAGAAAAGCGAACGGGATAAGAAAAAGCTTCTGGAAACCGTACTGAAACAACTACGCCAACTGGCACAAACTACTCAGCAATAA
- the Sec15 gene encoding exocyst complex component Sec15 isoform X4, whose amino-acid sequence MSELIRMQRYDILIQEIEGIDDYLGPTFRAIYDGHEHQKFMEKLDERIKAHDKDIERMCNHHYQGFIDSIRELLQVRSQAQQLNAEILELDKRITATSTKVIEKGEELVKARKVESNMAAAVDSLTMCLPVLAAYAKLQKQLKDKRYYPALKTLEQLEHHDLPKVTNYRFSSQITQQIPQLRENIKDASMSDLRDFLENIRKYSPKIGEVAMRHTQEQLIIEAEIIGRKKKRTNARNSLSNEGEEELSAQDLMDFSPVYRCMHIYTVLREGETFKAYYRQQRKQQARLVLQSPINMHESITGYQTYLQGIMGFFVVEDHILNTGNGLATRSYLDELWTMALSNIVNALRTHSAYCTDAVLILKIKNLIMLFNTTLRNYGYSIGQLCNLLLEIRVHYNEVLMQHWVQVFRDILDEDSFLPIQVTTQKEYDDVLDLFPYHDEELERTEFPKKFPFSDMVPKVYQQVKEFIYACLKFSDDLNFTQTEIDEMICKSTNLLLTRTFSGCLSSLFRKPSLALLQVVQIIINTGYLEKSTKYLEEFVTNITGTPHEGQLSCMGVESAMFRVARDDAEKQICDKLTNKLDEFLELENYDWNLAEPQGHASGFITDLIAFLQSTFTCFTNLPEEVAQVACKAACSHIAKAILGILISEDVKQISMGALQQVNLDTIQCEQFAASEPVVGLPEGTLLQYFAQLRQLLDLFMSWDWPTYFHDYGHESSKYILVTPNMAVLLLEKLKESDKKTVFSVLKKSERDKKKLLETVLKQLRQLAQTTQQ is encoded by the exons ATGTCAGAGTTAATCAGAATGCAACGATACGACATTCTTATTCAAGAAATAGAAGGCATAGATGATTATTTGGGCCCGACTTTTCG AGCAATTTATGATGGCCATGAACATCAAAAATTTATGGAGAAGCTCGATGAGCGTATCAAAGCACATGACAAAGATATTGAAAGAATGTGTAATCATCATTATCAAGGTTTCATCGATTCGATCCGGGAACTGTTACAAGTTCGTTCTCAAGCACAACAACTCAAT GCTGAAATATTGGAACTTGATAAACGTATCACTGCTACTTCCACCAAAGTAATAGAGAAAGGAGAAGAGCTTGTTAAAGCACGCAAAGTAGAAAGTAATATGGCTGCAGCTGTAGATAGCCTTACCATGTGTCTTCCTGTTTTAGCTGCCTATGCAAAATTACAGAAACAGTTGAAAGACAAACGTTATTATCCAGCATTAAAAACATTGGAGCAACTAGAACATCATGATTTACCAAAAGTAACAAATTATAGATTTTCTTCGCAAATTACTCAACAAATTCCACA ACTCCGCGAAAATATAAAGGATGCTTCCATGTCTGATTTAAGAGACTTTTTAGAAAATATTAGaaagtattcaccaaaaatcggCGAAGTTGCTATGAGACAT ACACAGGAACAATTAATTATCGAAGCCGAGATTATCGGtcgtaaaaagaaaagaacaaacGCTAGAAATTCTTTGTCGAACGAAGGCGAAGAAGAATTAAGTGCTCAGGACTTAATGGATTTCAGTCCAGTATATCGTTGTATGCATATTTATACTGTACTTCGTGAAGGGGAAACGTTCAAAGCATACTACAGACAGCagagaaagcagcaagctagactaGTTTTGCAGTCGCCTATTAATATG CACGAGAGTATAACTGGTTATCAAACTTATCTACAAGGCATTATGGGGTTCTTTGTAGTAGAAGATCATATTTTAAACACAGGTAATGGTTTAGCTACACGATCTTATTTGGACGAGTTGTGGACTATGGCGCTATCTAACATAGTAAATGCATTACGCACTCACTCT gcatattgTACAGATGCAGTGCTTatcctaaaaataaaaaatcttatAATGTTGTTTAACACAACTTTAAGA AATTATGGGTattctatagggcaactttgtaaCTTATTACTAGAAATTCGAGTACATTATAACGAAGTCTTAATGCAACATTGGGTTCAAGTGTTTAGAGATATTTTGGACGAAGATAGTTTTTTACCAATTCAG GTGACCACGCAAAAAGAATATGATGATGTCCTTGACTTATTTCCTTATCACGATGAGGAATTAGAAAGAACAGAATTTCCAAAAAAATTTCCGTTCTCAGATATGGTACCAAAAGTTTATCAGCAAGTTAAGGAATTCATCTATGCTTGTTTAAAATTTTCAGACGATCTAAATTTCACACAAACGGAGATAGATGAAATGATTTGTAAATCAACGAATTTATTATTGACAAGGACATTTAGTGGATGTTTATCGTCTTTATTTCGGAAGCCATCGTTGGCACTTTTACAAGTAGtccaaattataataaatacagGCTACCTCGAAAAATCCACAAAATATTTAGAAGAATTCGTGACTAATATCACAGG AACACCGCATGAGGGGCAATTGAGTTGTATGGGCGTAGAATCAGCTATGTTTAGAGTCGCGAGAGACGATGCCGAAAAACAAATTTGCGATAAATTAACGAATAAACTGGACGAGTTTTTAGAGTTGGAAAATTATGACTGGAACTTGGCAGAACCTCAAGGACATGCATCCGGTTTTATTACTGATCTCATAGCATTCTTGCAAAGTACTTTCACTTGTTTTACCAATTTACCT gaaGAAGTTGCACAAGTTGCGTGTAAAGCCGCTTGTTCTCACATAGCGAAAGCTATATTAGGTATATTAATTAGCGAAGACGTGAAACAAATATCTATGGGTGCTCTTCAACAAGTCAATTTAGATACAATACAATGTGAAC AATTTGCAGCCTCGGAACCTGTAGTTGGTTTGCCCGAAGGAACCTTGCTTCAATATTTTGCACAATTAAGACAATTACTAGACTTATTTATGAGTTGGGACTGGCCTACTTATTTTCATGACTATGGTCATGAATCAAGTAAATATATTCTGGTAACTCCGAACATGGCTGTACTTTTATTAGAGAA GTTAAAGGAGTCCGATAAAAAAACAGTATTTTCTGTGCTAAAGAAAAGCGAACGGGATAAGAAAAAGCTTCTGGAAACCGTACTGAAACAACTACGCCAACTGGCACAAACTACTCAGCAATAA
- the Sec15 gene encoding exocyst complex component Sec15 isoform X2, translating into MSELIRMQRYDILIQEIEGIDDYLGPTFRAIYDGHEHQKFMEKLDERIKAHDKDIERMCNHHYQGFIDSIRELLQVRSQAQQLNAEILELDKRITATSTKVIEKGEELVKARKVESNMAAAVDSLTMCLPVLAAYAKLQKQLKDKRYYPALKTLEQLEHHDLPKVTNYRFSSQITQQIPQLRENIKDASMSDLRDFLENIRKYSPKIGEVAMRHTQEQLIIEAEIIGRKKKRTNARNSLSNEGEEELSAQDLMDFSPVYRCMHIYTVLREGETFKAYYRQQRKQQARLVLQSPINMHESITGYQTYLQGIMGFFVVEDHILNTGNGLATRSYLDELWTMALSNIVNALRTHSAYCTDAVLILKIKNLIMLFNTTLRNYGYSIGQLCNLLLEIRVHYNEVLMQHWVQVFRDILDEDSFLPIQVTTQKEYDDVLDLFPYHDEELERTEFPKKFPFSDMVPKVYQQVKEFIYACLKFSDDLNFTQTEIDEMICKSTNLLLTRTFSGCLSSLFRKPSLALLQVVQIIINTGYLEKSTKYLEEFVTNITGTPHEGQLSCMGVESAMFRVARDDAEKQICDKLTNKLDEFLELENYDWNLAEPQGHASGFITDLIAFLQSTFTCFTNLPEEVAQVACKAACSHIAKAILGILISEDVKQISMGALQQVNLDTIQCEQFAASEPVVGLPEGTLLQYFAQLRQLLDLFMSWDWPTYFHDYGHESSKYILVTPNMAVLLLEKYVPCLLSFGILIDIYRYLHFSDVYTYRLKESDKKTVFSVLKKSERDKKKLLETVLKQLRQLAQTTQQ; encoded by the exons ATGTCAGAGTTAATCAGAATGCAACGATACGACATTCTTATTCAAGAAATAGAAGGCATAGATGATTATTTGGGCCCGACTTTTCG AGCAATTTATGATGGCCATGAACATCAAAAATTTATGGAGAAGCTCGATGAGCGTATCAAAGCACATGACAAAGATATTGAAAGAATGTGTAATCATCATTATCAAGGTTTCATCGATTCGATCCGGGAACTGTTACAAGTTCGTTCTCAAGCACAACAACTCAAT GCTGAAATATTGGAACTTGATAAACGTATCACTGCTACTTCCACCAAAGTAATAGAGAAAGGAGAAGAGCTTGTTAAAGCACGCAAAGTAGAAAGTAATATGGCTGCAGCTGTAGATAGCCTTACCATGTGTCTTCCTGTTTTAGCTGCCTATGCAAAATTACAGAAACAGTTGAAAGACAAACGTTATTATCCAGCATTAAAAACATTGGAGCAACTAGAACATCATGATTTACCAAAAGTAACAAATTATAGATTTTCTTCGCAAATTACTCAACAAATTCCACA ACTCCGCGAAAATATAAAGGATGCTTCCATGTCTGATTTAAGAGACTTTTTAGAAAATATTAGaaagtattcaccaaaaatcggCGAAGTTGCTATGAGACAT ACACAGGAACAATTAATTATCGAAGCCGAGATTATCGGtcgtaaaaagaaaagaacaaacGCTAGAAATTCTTTGTCGAACGAAGGCGAAGAAGAATTAAGTGCTCAGGACTTAATGGATTTCAGTCCAGTATATCGTTGTATGCATATTTATACTGTACTTCGTGAAGGGGAAACGTTCAAAGCATACTACAGACAGCagagaaagcagcaagctagactaGTTTTGCAGTCGCCTATTAATATG CACGAGAGTATAACTGGTTATCAAACTTATCTACAAGGCATTATGGGGTTCTTTGTAGTAGAAGATCATATTTTAAACACAGGTAATGGTTTAGCTACACGATCTTATTTGGACGAGTTGTGGACTATGGCGCTATCTAACATAGTAAATGCATTACGCACTCACTCT gcatattgTACAGATGCAGTGCTTatcctaaaaataaaaaatcttatAATGTTGTTTAACACAACTTTAAGA AATTATGGGTattctatagggcaactttgtaaCTTATTACTAGAAATTCGAGTACATTATAACGAAGTCTTAATGCAACATTGGGTTCAAGTGTTTAGAGATATTTTGGACGAAGATAGTTTTTTACCAATTCAG GTGACCACGCAAAAAGAATATGATGATGTCCTTGACTTATTTCCTTATCACGATGAGGAATTAGAAAGAACAGAATTTCCAAAAAAATTTCCGTTCTCAGATATGGTACCAAAAGTTTATCAGCAAGTTAAGGAATTCATCTATGCTTGTTTAAAATTTTCAGACGATCTAAATTTCACACAAACGGAGATAGATGAAATGATTTGTAAATCAACGAATTTATTATTGACAAGGACATTTAGTGGATGTTTATCGTCTTTATTTCGGAAGCCATCGTTGGCACTTTTACAAGTAGtccaaattataataaatacagGCTACCTCGAAAAATCCACAAAATATTTAGAAGAATTCGTGACTAATATCACAGG AACACCGCATGAGGGGCAATTGAGTTGTATGGGCGTAGAATCAGCTATGTTTAGAGTCGCGAGAGACGATGCCGAAAAACAAATTTGCGATAAATTAACGAATAAACTGGACGAGTTTTTAGAGTTGGAAAATTATGACTGGAACTTGGCAGAACCTCAAGGACATGCATCCGGTTTTATTACTGATCTCATAGCATTCTTGCAAAGTACTTTCACTTGTTTTACCAATTTACCT gaaGAAGTTGCACAAGTTGCGTGTAAAGCCGCTTGTTCTCACATAGCGAAAGCTATATTAGGTATATTAATTAGCGAAGACGTGAAACAAATATCTATGGGTGCTCTTCAACAAGTCAATTTAGATACAATACAATGTGAAC AATTTGCAGCCTCGGAACCTGTAGTTGGTTTGCCCGAAGGAACCTTGCTTCAATATTTTGCACAATTAAGACAATTACTAGACTTATTTATGAGTTGGGACTGGCCTACTTATTTTCATGACTATGGTCATGAATCAAGTAAATATATTCTGGTAACTCCGAACATGGCTGTACTTTTATTAGAGAAGTATGTACCATGCCTTCTTTCATTTGGTatattaatcgatatatatcgatATCTACATTTTAGTGACGTGTATACTTATAGGTTAAAGGAGTCCGATAAAAAAACAGTATTTTCTGTGCTAAAGAAAAGCGAACGGGATAAGAAAAAGCTTCTGGAAACCGTACTGAAACAACTACGCCAACTGGCACAAACTACTCAGCAATAA
- the Sec15 gene encoding exocyst complex component Sec15 isoform X3, with amino-acid sequence MSRLLTSQVDNLLSNMVPKHEYLLFEIESTDTNSIGLVFRAIYDGHEHQKFMEKLDERIKAHDKDIERMCNHHYQGFIDSIRELLQVRSQAQQLNAEILELDKRITATSTKVIEKGEELVKARKVESNMAAAVDSLTMCLPVLAAYAKLQKQLKDKRYYPALKTLEQLEHHDLPKVTNYRFSSQITQQIPQLRENIKDASMSDLRDFLENIRKYSPKIGEVAMRHTQEQLIIEAEIIGRKKKRTNARNSLSNEGEEELSAQDLMDFSPVYRCMHIYTVLREGETFKAYYRQQRKQQARLVLQSPINMHESITGYQTYLQGIMGFFVVEDHILNTGNGLATRSYLDELWTMALSNIVNALRTHSAYCTDAVLILKIKNLIMLFNTTLRNYGYSIGQLCNLLLEIRVHYNEVLMQHWVQVFRDILDEDSFLPIQVTTQKEYDDVLDLFPYHDEELERTEFPKKFPFSDMVPKVYQQVKEFIYACLKFSDDLNFTQTEIDEMICKSTNLLLTRTFSGCLSSLFRKPSLALLQVVQIIINTGYLEKSTKYLEEFVTNITGTPHEGQLSCMGVESAMFRVARDDAEKQICDKLTNKLDEFLELENYDWNLAEPQGHASGFITDLIAFLQSTFTCFTNLPEEVAQVACKAACSHIAKAILGILISEDVKQISMGALQQVNLDTIQCEQFAASEPVVGLPEGTLLQYFAQLRQLLDLFMSWDWPTYFHDYGHESSKYILVTPNMAVLLLEKLKESDKKTVFSVLKKSERDKKKLLETVLKQLRQLAQTTQQ; translated from the exons ATGTCAAGATTGTTAACTAGCCAAGTTGACAATCTACTGTCAAATATGGTACCAAAACATGAATACTTGTTATTTGAAATAGAATCTACAGATACTAATAGTATAGGTCTTGTTTTCAG AGCAATTTATGATGGCCATGAACATCAAAAATTTATGGAGAAGCTCGATGAGCGTATCAAAGCACATGACAAAGATATTGAAAGAATGTGTAATCATCATTATCAAGGTTTCATCGATTCGATCCGGGAACTGTTACAAGTTCGTTCTCAAGCACAACAACTCAAT GCTGAAATATTGGAACTTGATAAACGTATCACTGCTACTTCCACCAAAGTAATAGAGAAAGGAGAAGAGCTTGTTAAAGCACGCAAAGTAGAAAGTAATATGGCTGCAGCTGTAGATAGCCTTACCATGTGTCTTCCTGTTTTAGCTGCCTATGCAAAATTACAGAAACAGTTGAAAGACAAACGTTATTATCCAGCATTAAAAACATTGGAGCAACTAGAACATCATGATTTACCAAAAGTAACAAATTATAGATTTTCTTCGCAAATTACTCAACAAATTCCACA ACTCCGCGAAAATATAAAGGATGCTTCCATGTCTGATTTAAGAGACTTTTTAGAAAATATTAGaaagtattcaccaaaaatcggCGAAGTTGCTATGAGACAT ACACAGGAACAATTAATTATCGAAGCCGAGATTATCGGtcgtaaaaagaaaagaacaaacGCTAGAAATTCTTTGTCGAACGAAGGCGAAGAAGAATTAAGTGCTCAGGACTTAATGGATTTCAGTCCAGTATATCGTTGTATGCATATTTATACTGTACTTCGTGAAGGGGAAACGTTCAAAGCATACTACAGACAGCagagaaagcagcaagctagactaGTTTTGCAGTCGCCTATTAATATG CACGAGAGTATAACTGGTTATCAAACTTATCTACAAGGCATTATGGGGTTCTTTGTAGTAGAAGATCATATTTTAAACACAGGTAATGGTTTAGCTACACGATCTTATTTGGACGAGTTGTGGACTATGGCGCTATCTAACATAGTAAATGCATTACGCACTCACTCT gcatattgTACAGATGCAGTGCTTatcctaaaaataaaaaatcttatAATGTTGTTTAACACAACTTTAAGA AATTATGGGTattctatagggcaactttgtaaCTTATTACTAGAAATTCGAGTACATTATAACGAAGTCTTAATGCAACATTGGGTTCAAGTGTTTAGAGATATTTTGGACGAAGATAGTTTTTTACCAATTCAG GTGACCACGCAAAAAGAATATGATGATGTCCTTGACTTATTTCCTTATCACGATGAGGAATTAGAAAGAACAGAATTTCCAAAAAAATTTCCGTTCTCAGATATGGTACCAAAAGTTTATCAGCAAGTTAAGGAATTCATCTATGCTTGTTTAAAATTTTCAGACGATCTAAATTTCACACAAACGGAGATAGATGAAATGATTTGTAAATCAACGAATTTATTATTGACAAGGACATTTAGTGGATGTTTATCGTCTTTATTTCGGAAGCCATCGTTGGCACTTTTACAAGTAGtccaaattataataaatacagGCTACCTCGAAAAATCCACAAAATATTTAGAAGAATTCGTGACTAATATCACAGG AACACCGCATGAGGGGCAATTGAGTTGTATGGGCGTAGAATCAGCTATGTTTAGAGTCGCGAGAGACGATGCCGAAAAACAAATTTGCGATAAATTAACGAATAAACTGGACGAGTTTTTAGAGTTGGAAAATTATGACTGGAACTTGGCAGAACCTCAAGGACATGCATCCGGTTTTATTACTGATCTCATAGCATTCTTGCAAAGTACTTTCACTTGTTTTACCAATTTACCT gaaGAAGTTGCACAAGTTGCGTGTAAAGCCGCTTGTTCTCACATAGCGAAAGCTATATTAGGTATATTAATTAGCGAAGACGTGAAACAAATATCTATGGGTGCTCTTCAACAAGTCAATTTAGATACAATACAATGTGAAC AATTTGCAGCCTCGGAACCTGTAGTTGGTTTGCCCGAAGGAACCTTGCTTCAATATTTTGCACAATTAAGACAATTACTAGACTTATTTATGAGTTGGGACTGGCCTACTTATTTTCATGACTATGGTCATGAATCAAGTAAATATATTCTGGTAACTCCGAACATGGCTGTACTTTTATTAGAGAA GTTAAAGGAGTCCGATAAAAAAACAGTATTTTCTGTGCTAAAGAAAAGCGAACGGGATAAGAAAAAGCTTCTGGAAACCGTACTGAAACAACTACGCCAACTGGCACAAACTACTCAGCAATAA
- the Rsf1 gene encoding repressor splicing factor 1, translating into MTPEGYTRVYVGGLNESIKKEDLQTEFEKYGKLNKVWVAFNPPGFAFIEFLNMNEAELACSSMNGTEIMGAKLRVEISRGKGRGGGRAGMGGFRGSRGAASRGYGSAVSTALGYRGNNAYADYGGYYAGKGGGSRGRDYYGEDYMTNRAGGYVTREGYTQNVYNSGESNADYYTNKGTGTSRYRSRSPAARGSHRHLRECT; encoded by the exons ATGACACCAGAGGGATATACACGGGTTTACGTCGGCGGACTTAATGAGAGCATCAAGAAGGAAGATCTCCAGACAGAGTTTGAAAAGTATGGGAAGCTAAACAAAGTTTGGGTTGCTTTCAACCCGCCGGGTTTTGCCTTTATCGAATTTCTAAATATGAACGAAGCGGAGCTTGCGTGTAGCAGTATGAATGGCACAGAAATAATGGGTGCCAAGTTGAGAGTGGAAATTTCACGAGGTAAAGGTCGCGGTGGAGGCAGGGCTGGTATGGGAGGATTCAGAGGAAGTCGAGGTGCTGCGAGTAGGGGCTATGGTTCTGCAGTCTCCACTGCGCTGGGTTACAGAGGAAATAATGCATATGCAGATTATGGAGGTTACTACGCAGGCAAGGGTGGTGGAAGTAGAGGTAGAGACTACTACGGAGAAGATTATATGACCAATCGCGCTGGCGGTTATGTTACTCGAGAAGGATATACACAAAATGTCTATAATAGCGGAGAATCCAATGCTGATTATTATACCAACAAAGGCACTGGCACATCGAGGTATCGAAGTCGTTCTCCGGCTGCTCGTGGCAG TCATCGTCATCTTCGTGAATGCACATAA